One Thalassotalea atypica DNA window includes the following coding sequences:
- a CDS encoding FHA domain-containing protein, which translates to MEVIIEQLTRGHKLIGCHKFSQPDITIGRAYSSDLIVSDPHVCPKHLQLHFDGEQWLIDDQSSINGSYLEQSKAPVKQYAVQSGDVICFGKSMVRIVFPEHPIAETIEFSPFEQLVDFARQPIVLITNIALFVLVAAWIFYINKPMEVNFTQLAVPAIGMALGFSMWPAMVALVSHFTKNDARVLHQFGICFMFFNLMWLSDSFESIVHFNTSANMSITGVVAILPIAIAFCMFWLNCYVGFHMSAQRRAIAAVCLTTLLFGGSMLVQISKEPEFSPLPHYDSTLMTPSFLFSSSSDVDTFIRDSERLFDATRKAAENDTASDN; encoded by the coding sequence ATGGAAGTAATTATTGAACAATTAACACGCGGCCATAAATTAATTGGTTGCCATAAGTTTTCTCAACCTGACATCACCATTGGACGAGCGTATAGTAGCGACCTTATTGTGAGTGACCCCCATGTCTGTCCAAAGCATTTACAGTTGCATTTTGACGGTGAGCAGTGGTTGATTGATGATCAGTCAAGTATCAACGGCAGCTACCTAGAACAAAGTAAAGCACCTGTTAAGCAATATGCAGTGCAGTCAGGGGACGTAATTTGTTTCGGTAAAAGCATGGTGCGAATCGTGTTTCCTGAACACCCCATCGCAGAGACTATTGAATTTAGTCCGTTTGAGCAACTGGTCGACTTTGCGCGTCAACCCATCGTTTTAATAACAAATATTGCACTGTTTGTCTTAGTTGCAGCATGGATTTTCTACATCAATAAACCCATGGAAGTGAATTTTACACAATTGGCTGTTCCTGCCATTGGTATGGCATTAGGGTTTTCAATGTGGCCAGCCATGGTCGCTTTAGTGTCACACTTCACTAAAAATGACGCGCGCGTACTGCACCAGTTTGGCATTTGTTTCATGTTTTTTAACCTGATGTGGTTAAGTGATAGTTTTGAATCAATAGTTCATTTTAACACTTCGGCAAACATGAGTATTACCGGCGTTGTCGCAATATTGCCGATCGCTATTGCTTTTTGCATGTTTTGGTTAAATTGCTACGTTGGTTTTCACATGAGCGCGCAACGCAGAGCTATCGCCGCTGTATGCCTCACAACATTACTTTTTGGTGGTAGCATGTTAGTTCAGATCAGCAAAGAGCCCGAGTTTTCGCCCTTACCTCATTATGATTCAACGCTCATGACACCGAGCTTTCTGTTCTCTAGCAGTAGTGATGTTGATACCTTTATTCGTGATAGTGAACGATTATTCGACGCAACCAGAAAAGCAGCTGAAAATGATACTGCCAGCGATAATTAA
- the trpS gene encoding tryptophan--tRNA ligase, with product MSKPIVLSGCQPSGELTIGNYLGALKQWVNMQDDHDCYYMLVDQHAITVRPDPAALRKATLDGLALYLACGVDPEKSTIFIQSHVPEHAQLSWVLNCYTQMGELNRMTQFKDKSQKSEQNMNSGLFTYPVLMAADILLYRADRVPVGEDQKQHLELARDIATRFNNLYGDVFTVPDPYIPEHGARVMSLQDPLKKMSKSDDNANNFIGLLEDTKKITKKIKRAVTDSDEQANIYYDVAEKPGVSNLLSLLSCATGNSIESIVPHYEDKMYGHLKGDVAEAVVALLEPIQQRYHQYREDQAFLEQVMRQGAEKASAHASEVLAKVYDSIGFIAKP from the coding sequence ATGAGTAAACCTATTGTATTAAGTGGCTGTCAGCCATCAGGCGAGTTAACTATTGGCAACTATTTGGGTGCATTGAAACAATGGGTCAACATGCAAGACGATCATGATTGTTACTACATGCTAGTCGATCAACATGCTATTACCGTACGTCCAGATCCTGCTGCATTAAGAAAAGCAACTTTAGATGGACTAGCACTCTACCTTGCCTGTGGAGTTGACCCTGAAAAAAGCACAATATTCATTCAGTCTCATGTGCCAGAGCACGCACAGCTGAGCTGGGTACTAAATTGTTATACTCAGATGGGTGAGCTTAATCGTATGACTCAGTTTAAAGATAAGTCACAAAAATCAGAGCAAAACATGAACTCTGGTTTATTTACTTATCCTGTCTTAATGGCGGCAGATATTTTGTTGTACCGCGCAGATAGAGTGCCAGTAGGTGAAGATCAGAAGCAGCATTTAGAATTAGCGCGTGATATCGCTACGCGTTTCAACAACCTTTATGGCGACGTCTTCACTGTACCGGATCCTTATATCCCTGAGCATGGTGCGCGCGTGATGAGCTTACAAGATCCGCTTAAAAAGATGTCGAAATCTGATGATAATGCCAACAATTTTATTGGCTTATTAGAAGATACCAAGAAAATAACCAAGAAAATAAAACGTGCTGTTACTGATTCAGATGAGCAGGCTAATATCTATTATGATGTTGCAGAAAAGCCAGGCGTATCGAATTTACTTTCATTACTGTCTTGCGCAACTGGTAATAGCATTGAAAGCATAGTGCCACACTATGAAGACAAAATGTATGGTCATTTGAAAGGTGATGTTGCAGAAGCGGTCGTTGCTTTACTTGAGCCTATTCAACAGCGTTACCATCAATATCGAGAAGACCAAGCATTCTTAGAGCAAGTGATGAGACAAGGTGCTGAGAAAGCGTCAGCCCATGCGAGTGAAGTATTAGCTAAGGTATATGACTCAATCGGCTTTATTGCTAAACCGTAA
- the rpe gene encoding ribulose-phosphate 3-epimerase gives MSSFLIAPSILSADFARLGEDTARVLAAGADVVHFDVMDNHYVPNLTFGPMVCKSLRDYGITAPIDVHLMVKPVDNLVPAFAQAGADIITFHPEASEHVDRTLQLIKESGCKAGLVLNPATSLHYLDHVMDKLDVILLMSVNPGFGGQSFIPSTLDKLRAVRQLIDDSGFDIRLEVDGGVKVDNIAEIAAAGADMFVAGSAIFSQPDYQVVIEKMRAELASVK, from the coding sequence ATGTCTTCGTTTTTAATTGCTCCATCGATATTGTCTGCTGATTTTGCTCGTTTAGGTGAAGATACGGCTAGGGTACTAGCTGCAGGTGCTGATGTTGTTCATTTTGATGTCATGGATAACCACTATGTTCCAAACTTAACGTTCGGCCCTATGGTGTGTAAATCACTTCGTGATTACGGTATTACCGCACCAATCGATGTGCATTTAATGGTTAAGCCAGTTGACAATTTAGTACCTGCATTTGCACAAGCGGGAGCTGACATTATTACGTTTCACCCTGAGGCGAGTGAACACGTAGACCGTACATTGCAACTAATCAAAGAAAGTGGCTGTAAAGCAGGTCTGGTATTAAACCCTGCAACATCGTTACATTATTTAGACCATGTAATGGATAAACTTGATGTTATCCTACTTATGTCGGTGAACCCTGGTTTTGGTGGTCAATCATTTATCCCTAGCACACTGGATAAGTTAAGAGCGGTTCGCCAACTTATTGATGACAGTGGCTTTGATATCCGTCTAGAAGTTGATGGTGGCGTTAAAGTTGATAACATCGCTGAAATTGCTGCGGCTGGCGCAGATATGTTTGTTGCTGGATCAGCAATATTTTCCCAACCTGATTATCAGGTCGTTATTGAAAAAATGCGTGCAGAGCTTGCAAGCGTTAAATAG
- a CDS encoding methyl-accepting chemotaxis protein — protein MKLKNTLLVTFVVIGLLPTLLTSLISNMLASNAIETQAFNQLISVRENKRAQIEDYYQQREHDISLLAATTQKILTSQNIASLTESAHDNHDYFKQYIETYGYYDFFVIDNHGQIVYTVTKEADYQTNLLNGAYQSSGLAALYRRVQQSKVIGISDFSRYAPSNNEPAGFIAHQVKIDSGTNFTIALQLSLDKINDLMKERAGMGETGESYLIGPDLLMRSDSFLDPTGHSVIASFAGNVKNNGVDTEAARLALNGKTGSKIIIDYNGNPVLSAYTSVDIDGTRWGLLSEIDVAEAFQPVTTLQWTIFTLLLICALIIVAAALICSKSVLKPLGGEPNDMQEITETIAEGNLTVAFDHKHANASVYGAMKRMTSQLQVMVGEIISNSHHLASVSEQTSALSLQSSTSLKEQQSNIEQAATAIEEMSMTINEVAHNAANVSSSSQSAKAASINASQMLTSTVDDLEQLDDEITKTSLVIESLEAGSNEIGSVLEVIRGIAEQTNLLALNAAIEAARAGEQGRGFAVVADEVRTLASKTQESTSNIESMIENLQNSSNEAVAAMSSSRSICEHTKTNAETTSQAIKQMSVEIDHISEMTELIATSVEEQSCVSTEISQNVTQINDAANENSASAEQVTTASEHINAIAESLNQLTLKFKIAS, from the coding sequence ATGAAGTTAAAGAATACGTTACTTGTCACATTTGTTGTCATTGGGTTATTACCAACTTTGTTAACAAGTTTGATATCAAACATGCTCGCCAGCAATGCAATCGAAACTCAAGCATTTAACCAGCTTATCTCTGTAAGAGAAAATAAACGAGCGCAAATAGAAGATTACTATCAACAACGTGAGCACGATATTTCGTTACTTGCCGCCACAACACAAAAAATACTAACATCACAAAATATCGCTTCGCTCACTGAAAGTGCCCATGACAACCATGATTACTTTAAGCAATATATTGAAACTTATGGCTATTACGACTTCTTTGTTATCGATAATCACGGACAAATAGTTTATACAGTGACCAAGGAGGCGGACTACCAAACCAACCTTCTTAATGGTGCTTATCAAAGCTCAGGTCTTGCCGCTCTATATAGACGGGTACAACAAAGTAAAGTCATTGGCATTTCAGATTTCAGTCGCTATGCACCAAGCAATAATGAGCCTGCTGGCTTTATCGCACATCAGGTTAAAATAGATAGTGGCACCAATTTTACTATCGCACTGCAATTGTCATTGGATAAAATTAATGACCTTATGAAGGAACGCGCAGGCATGGGTGAGACAGGGGAGAGCTACCTTATTGGTCCTGATTTGCTAATGCGCTCTGATTCATTCTTAGATCCTACAGGTCACTCTGTGATCGCATCTTTTGCAGGGAATGTTAAAAATAATGGTGTAGATACTGAAGCAGCAAGGCTTGCTTTAAATGGTAAGACAGGTAGCAAAATAATAATAGATTACAATGGGAACCCTGTGCTTTCTGCTTACACTTCTGTTGATATAGATGGCACACGCTGGGGTCTACTGTCAGAAATAGATGTGGCAGAGGCCTTTCAGCCAGTAACAACTCTACAATGGACTATTTTTACTCTGCTATTAATTTGTGCGCTCATTATCGTTGCTGCTGCATTGATTTGTTCAAAATCTGTATTAAAGCCCCTTGGTGGTGAGCCAAACGATATGCAGGAAATCACCGAAACCATTGCCGAAGGAAATTTAACCGTTGCCTTTGATCATAAGCATGCTAATGCTAGTGTCTATGGTGCAATGAAGCGTATGACTAGCCAATTGCAAGTGATGGTAGGTGAAATTATTAGCAATAGTCATCATCTAGCAAGTGTTTCTGAGCAAACCAGTGCGTTAAGTTTACAATCATCAACAAGCTTAAAGGAACAACAATCAAACATTGAGCAAGCGGCAACAGCCATCGAAGAAATGTCGATGACAATCAACGAAGTGGCTCACAATGCAGCAAATGTATCAAGCTCATCTCAATCAGCTAAAGCAGCATCAATCAATGCCAGCCAAATGTTAACATCAACTGTTGACGACTTAGAGCAACTTGACGATGAAATCACTAAAACAAGTCTAGTTATAGAGTCGTTGGAAGCTGGTTCAAACGAAATTGGCAGTGTCTTGGAGGTGATACGCGGCATCGCTGAGCAAACAAATTTACTTGCCCTAAATGCAGCTATAGAAGCGGCCCGAGCAGGCGAGCAAGGTCGAGGCTTTGCAGTGGTAGCCGACGAAGTGAGAACATTGGCATCTAAAACACAAGAGTCTACCTCTAATATAGAATCGATGATCGAAAACCTACAAAACTCTTCCAATGAGGCAGTTGCGGCTATGTCTTCTAGTCGTTCAATCTGCGAGCACACAAAGACTAACGCTGAAACAACCTCTCAAGCCATCAAACAAATGAGCGTTGAAATTGATCATATTTCAGAAATGACCGAACTCATTGCAACTTCCGTCGAAGAGCAATCTTGTGTCTCAACTGAAATTAGCCAAAACGTCACACAAATTAATGACGCAGCCAATGAAAACTCAGCCAGCGCAGAACAAGTCACAACGGCAAGCGAACATATCAATGCCATTGCAGAATCATTAAATCAACTAACGCTCAAGTTCAAAATAGCGAGTTAA